The following DNA comes from Neofelis nebulosa isolate mNeoNeb1 chromosome 3, mNeoNeb1.pri, whole genome shotgun sequence.
tcccttccccctctccagcCCTGAGGGAACACTCCCTCCTGGGCTGCCCCTCATCGGGGCTATGGCCAAAGATAGAACAAACAAACCTCAAGTGACTTGGATTTCCTGACCAGCTCCCTACCTGTTGACGATCTCGGTCACTGCTGTTTTGCCATCTGAGTTGgtggcaggagctgggggaggctTTGCAGAGGGCTGAAAGCTGGAGTTGAGGAAGCCGTCCGTGAAGTAGGGGTCTTCCTCCAGATCTCTGTGGCCAGGGCAGATGAGTTGTAccaaggaataaatgaataagtgtgGGGGTACTGAGGGCCGTAGTGGGTCCTGGGCAGCCTGAGGCTTCCCAGAGGAACAAGGTTTCACTTACAGGGTGTCCTCGTAGCTCTCGGGCTCAGGTGAGCCTCGGGCCACATAATGGCGGCCCTCGAGGTTGCAGAGGACCAGGCTGCGGAGGACCTGCTCGTGTGGCTTCTGGAGCAGCTCCTCAAACAGCCGCAGCGTGGTGATGCTGATCTGGGTAAGAAAGGGTCAGCAGGCGTACCTAGGAATTGCTCACTCGGATAAGAAAGATCAGACAGCAGGGTTTGGGGGGAGTGGGTGGCTGCTGGTCTAGGAGCCAGAAGTCTGCCGTCCTGGTTCTGTTACTAATTTGATGCGTGCTATCGGGTAAGCCAACTGgcttttctgtgtctcagtttccatgTTTGCAAAACGGAATATCGGCCTCACCTAGCTCAGAGTAGATGTAAGCCTCAAACAAGCCAAATGAATATGAAATAGGTCTGGAAAATATAAAGTCACATGGCAAGTATGCGATCACAGAAAACTATGTGACAAAAGCAGTCTGGCCGCCATGACCATGTCACTGTTGGGGGCACAGGTAGGAGTTTCAATGCCTCAAGGTAAGCTAACGACAGTGGGAAGAAGCATGCAGGAAATCCCTTGGGCAGGGGTTGATGGGAGGCAGTAGGATacaccccctcctgccccacctcacCTCATCAGAGAGGTGATCGCAGTGCCCGATGAGGTGAGCGCACAGAGTGCGGGGGCCATCTTCGGGGGCTGCGGGCTGCGGGTCTACACCCAGGAGGAAAGCCACAGCCTCTCGCAGCAGCGCAGGGGAGCGGAGCTGGCGCAGCATGGCCGTGAGCAAGGCGGTGGAGGTCAGCACACTCTGCTCAGAACTGCAgggagacaggggcacctggtggcttagtcagttagcgTCTGGACAACTGGacaactgtcagtgcagagcctgcttgggattctctctccctctctctctctgtccctctcctgctcgctcgtactccctctctttcaaaagaaataaataaacttggaaaaaaaaataaaaaaaactacaggGAAAGAGCACTGAGCCAGGCCTGGGGGCTGAAAGCCAGGCAGGGGACGTAAGACCAAAGAGGCAGCTAGGAGTGAATGAATGTGGTGCTGACAGAACCCCTTCCTGGTTTCCTTACATCTTGGCTTATATTTCTCGCTCCCTAGCCCTCCTGAGGTCCTAGAGTCCAGGAGCGGGAGGACTTTGTCAGCCCATGTGTGTCAGGGGGCCGAACCTGGCAAACATGAACCATGGAGCCCACAGACCCATGTGACTCTGGCCAAGGAGGTCCCTGGCCTTAGGGACAGGAAAAggtttggtggggaggggcagctggaTCCAGACCATGGCCATGCCCAAAGGGACTGGACATAAACTTACACATGCAGGAGGTGGGGCTGCAGAATCTCCATGAATAATTTCTCAGCTACAGCCTTTGCCAAGGCATCTGCAACCACCTAGGTGCCAAAGAGCATGTATTAAACACATTTTACCCCACGAGTGCTTTCCACTGAGAAACAACTGTGTCCTTGCAGTGTCTAACATAACAGGCAGACCTAGGGCCCTGGTTCCTGAGAGACCTACTTGTTCCTCAAGGTGGATGCAGTGAAGAGAGTGGGGTGAACCGCGGGGCACCCCCACAGAGAGCCCTGTTGATGTCCGCCCCTGCTCACCACGTGTGCCTCTGTGATGAGGTGGTCGCAGTAATCAAACCAGCCCAAAAAGGCAGCCAAGGCCTCCTTGCCAGGGAAGGAAGCCTCATCAGACGGGGCACTGGGCAACCTGAAGGGGGAAGCAAGAAAGGAGCTGGGAGGCCTGCCTCAGGTACCTTCTGGAATCTGGGCCCCTTCTCCCTGCAACCACTGTTGCTGGGAGAGCAGGTACAGAAGCAAAAGTAGTGTTTTCCTCAAGGGAAAGCTGGGATGGGCTGGGATGGGCTATACCCTCAGGAAGAGGGTGGCCAGCAGGGGTCCCCATCCCTCCTGGGAAATCAGAGGAGTGGCTACCAGAGGACAGGGAGGGCTGCTAGCCACTGAAGATGTAGCCCTGCTTTCCCTGGCCAAGTGCCTACCTCCAGCTGATGCCCTCTAAAGCGGCAATGTCTGCGGGGTCCAGGAAGGTGGGCATCGACTGGTACAGCTGGCAGAGGTGCTCGACGATGGCAGGGCAGCAAGGGCTGCTGTGTACCAGGTAGGTGGCAGCTGCCTGTGAAGCCACACTTACCAGGAGCAGCAGGTTCTCCTGGGCCTTCAGAGCGACCCGACCTTTCTAGGGGTAGGGGTACAACTTCAGGGACATACATCTGAGCCCCCAGATCCCCTCCCAGCGgttcaccctccccacccctctccactcTGTGTGCAGCTAGCACCTTGCTCTTGCACAACCCGATCAGAGAGGTGATCAGGTTGCTTTCCCCAACTCCTCCATCTGGCTCCTCTGTCTCAGCAGGCAGCTGGGCGGTCAAGGCCTGGGCCTTACAGGGACTCATGTCAGGAGACTTGCTGTGGGGGTGGTCCTTGTCTTGGATGCTGGCTGCCTCTCTAGGCAGGGTGATGGGTTCTTTGGATGACTTCTTCCTACTGACAATCTTTTTACCCTGCAAAGAAAGAAGGTTGCATGAGGCCAGCTCATGGTACAGACCATTCCCCATGATGCCCCCTTGGGAATACAGGCTGCACACTGGCTGGCAGGGCCTTGCGTGGAGCTAGAGAGGAAGCCGCCTAGGTGCCTGAGTACCTGCTCCATCCTCTACTTCCTCAGAAGGGCCACAGGGGTCTGCCCTGGGGTCTGGGCCCTCCCGCTTCTGTTCCCCACAGAGGTGCTCACTTCCAGGATGTAGGTGAGCAGGGCTGGATCCTGTTGGATCTTGGAGCAGAGAACGGTGGTGAACTGCACCTCCTCCTTTTCTGTTTGGGATCCAGGAACTGTCCCACCAAGTCGGAGAAGCTTCTAGAAGGGAGGCAAGATAGAAACAGAAGGGAATGGGGTAGCAGGGAAGAGAAGGGCTTGACCCTCAGACACCCCTTAGTTTCTTGGTCCCTCACCTGCACAGGCCTGTGGACGTTGAGGTAATGCAGGAGGGGGTGCTGCACCTGGGCCAGAACCTTGCTGAAGAACTGGAACACCTGCTGTCGCATGCCTGGGGGGTACTGGGGGTCAAGGAACAGAGTGCCCATCAGAAGATGAAGCCATGACCATCACCTGGAGTGCTCCTCCCCCATGGGCCATAGCACAATCCTCCCTTCTGTCACTGCTCAGAGGGCGCCTTTTCTGCAAGcctccttccttcacttcctGGAGATACTACAGGTTTGCTTCCAGAGCACTACAATCAAGTGAGTATTGCAATAGGTGAATATCGCgataaagcaagtcaaattaaCTTTTTGGtttcctgatgaacataaaaGCTGT
Coding sequences within:
- the FHIP2B gene encoding FHF complex subunit HOOK-interacting protein 2B isoform X4; the protein is MLSRLGALLQEAVGAREPSLDLLEAFVEHWKGITHYYIESTDENTPAKKTDIPWRLRQMLDILVYEERQQTAAGEAGPCLEYLLQHKILETLCTLGKAEYPPGMRQQVFQFFSKVLAQVQHPLLHYLNVHRPVQKLLRLGGTVPGSQTEKEEVQFTTVLCSKIQQDPALLTYILEGKKIVSRKKSSKEPITLPREAASIQDKDHPHSKSPDMSPCKAQALTAQLPAETEEPDGGVGESNLITSLIGLCKSKKGRVALKAQENLLLLVSVASQAAATYLVHSSPCCPAIVEHLCQLYQSMPTFLDPADIAALEGISWRLPSAPSDEASFPGKEALAAFLGWFDYCDHLITEAHVVVADALAKAVAEKLFMEILQPHLLHVSEQSVLTSTALLTAMLRQLRSPALLREAVAFLLGVDPQPAAPEDGPRTLCAHLIGHCDHLSDEISITTLRLFEELLQKPHEQVLRSLVLCNLEGRHYVARGSPEPESYEDTLDLEEDPYFTDGFLNSSFQPSAKPPPAPATNSDGKTAVTEIVNSFLCLVPEEAKTSAFLEETGYDTYVHDAYGLFQECSSRVAPWGWPLGPTPLDPHEPERPFFEGHFLRMLFDRMSRILEQPYSLNLQVTSVLSRLALFPHPLIHEYLLDPYINLAPGCRSLFSVLVRVIGDLMQRIQRVPQFPGKLLLVRKQLMGQVPGEQLDHQTLLQGVVVLEEFCKELAAIAFVKFPPHSPHLHLSPPQEGHV
- the FHIP2B gene encoding FHF complex subunit HOOK-interacting protein 2B isoform X3, which translates into the protein MLSRLGALLQEAVGAREPSLDLLEAFVEHWKGITHYYIESTDENTPAKKTDIPWRLRQMLDILVYEERQQTAAGEAGPCLEYLLQHKILETLCTLGKAEYPPGMRQQVFQFFSKVLAQVQHPLLHYLNVHRPVQKLLRLGGTVPGSQTEKEEVQFTTVLCSKIQQDPALLTYILEGKKIVSRKKSSKEPITLPREAASIQDKDHPHSKSPDMSPCKAQALTAQLPAETEEPDGGVGESNLITSLIGLCKSKKGRVALKAQENLLLLVSVASQAAATYLVHSSPCCPAIVEHLCQLYQSMPTFLDPADIAALEGISWRLPSAPSDEASFPGKEALAAFLGWFDYCDHLITEAHVVVADALAKAVAEKLFMEILQPHLLHVSEQSVLTSTALLTAMLRQLRSPALLREAVAFLLGVDPQPAAPEDGPRTLCAHLIGHCDHLSDEISITTLRLFEELLQKPHEQVLRSLVLCNLEGRHYVARGSPEPESYEDTLDLEEDPYFTDGFLNSSFQPSAKPPPAPATNSDGKTAVTEIVNRVLSLSFLCLVPEEAKTSAFLEETGYDTYVHDAYGLFQECSSRVAPWGWPLGPTPLDPHEPERPFFEGHFLRMLFDRMSRILEQPYSLNLQVTSVLSRLALFPHPLIHEYLLDPYINLAPGCRSLFSVLVRVIGDLMQRIQRVPQFPGKLLLVRKQLMGQVPGEQLDHQTLLQGVVVLEEFCKELAAIAFVKFPPHSPHLHLSPPQEGHV
- the FHIP2B gene encoding FHF complex subunit HOOK-interacting protein 2B isoform X5, yielding MLSRLGALLQEAVGAREPSLDLLEAFVEHWKGITHYYIESTDENTPAKKTDIPWRLRQMLDILVYEERQQTAAGEAGPCLEYLLQHKILETLCTLGKAEYPPGMRQQVFQFFSKVLAQVQHPLLHYLNVHRPVQKLLRLGGTVPGSQTEKEEVQFTTVLCSKIQQDPALLTYILEGKKIVSRKKSSKEPITLPREAASIQDKDHPHSKSPDMSPCKAQALTAQLPAETEEPDGGVGESNLITSLIGLCKSKKGRVALKAQENLLLLVSVASQAAATYLVHSSPCCPAIVEHLCQLYQSMPTFLDPADIAALEGISWRLPSAPSDEASFPGKEALAAFLGWFDYCDHLITEAHVVVADALAKAVAEKLFMEILQPHLLHVSEQSVLTSTALLTAMLRQLRSPALLREAVAFLLGVDPQPAAPEDGPRTLCAHLIGHCDHLSDEISITTLRLFEELLQKPHEQVLRSLVLCNLEGRHYVARGSPEPESYEDTLDLEEDPYFTDGFLNSSFQPSAKPPPAPATNSDGKTAVTEIVNRVLSLSFLCLVPEEAKTSAFLEETGYDTYVHDAYGLFQECSSRVAPWGWPLGPTPLDPHEPERPFFEGHFLRMLFDRMSRILEQVVNRTGPWLQGYKPYSLNLQVTSVLSRLALFPHPLIHEYLLDPYINLAPGCRSLFSVLVRVIGDLMQRIQRVPQFPGKLLLAGPPDSPPGRGGS
- the FHIP2B gene encoding FHF complex subunit HOOK-interacting protein 2B isoform X7, encoding MMYPPGMRQQVFQFFSKVLAQVQHPLLHYLNVHRPVQKLLRLGGTVPGSQTEKEEVQFTTVLCSKIQQDPALLTYILEGKKIVSRKKSSKEPITLPREAASIQDKDHPHSKSPDMSPCKAQALTAQLPAETEEPDGGVGESNLITSLIGLCKSKKGRVALKAQENLLLLVSVASQAAATYLVHSSPCCPAIVEHLCQLYQSMPTFLDPADIAALEGISWRLPSAPSDEASFPGKEALAAFLGWFDYCDHLITEAHVVVADALAKAVAEKLFMEILQPHLLHVSEQSVLTSTALLTAMLRQLRSPALLREAVAFLLGVDPQPAAPEDGPRTLCAHLIGHCDHLSDEISITTLRLFEELLQKPHEQVLRSLVLCNLEGRHYVARGSPEPESYEDTLDLEEDPYFTDGFLNSSFQPSAKPPPAPATNSDGKTAVTEIVNRVLSLSFLCLVPEEAKTSAFLEETGYDTYVHDAYGLFQECSSRVAPWGWPLGPTPLDPHEPERPFFEGHFLRMLFDRMSRILEQVVNRTGPWLQGYKPYSLNLQVTSVLSRLALFPHPLIHEYLLDPYINLAPGCRSLFSVLVRVIGDLMQRIQRVPQFPGKLLLVRKQLMGQVPGEQLDHQTLLQGVVVLEEFCKELAAIAFVKFPPHSPHLHLSPPQEGHV
- the FHIP2B gene encoding FHF complex subunit HOOK-interacting protein 2B isoform X8, which gives rise to MRQQVFQFFSKVLAQVQHPLLHYLNVHRPVQKLLRLGGTVPGSQTEKEEVQFTTVLCSKIQQDPALLTYILEGKKIVSRKKSSKEPITLPREAASIQDKDHPHSKSPDMSPCKAQALTAQLPAETEEPDGGVGESNLITSLIGLCKSKKGRVALKAQENLLLLVSVASQAAATYLVHSSPCCPAIVEHLCQLYQSMPTFLDPADIAALEGISWRLPSAPSDEASFPGKEALAAFLGWFDYCDHLITEAHVVVADALAKAVAEKLFMEILQPHLLHVSEQSVLTSTALLTAMLRQLRSPALLREAVAFLLGVDPQPAAPEDGPRTLCAHLIGHCDHLSDEISITTLRLFEELLQKPHEQVLRSLVLCNLEGRHYVARGSPEPESYEDTLDLEEDPYFTDGFLNSSFQPSAKPPPAPATNSDGKTAVTEIVNRVLSLSFLCLVPEEAKTSAFLEETGYDTYVHDAYGLFQECSSRVAPWGWPLGPTPLDPHEPERPFFEGHFLRMLFDRMSRILEQVVNRTGPWLQGYKPYSLNLQVTSVLSRLALFPHPLIHEYLLDPYINLAPGCRSLFSVLVRVIGDLMQRIQRVPQFPGKLLLVRKQLMGQVPGEQLDHQTLLQGVVVLEEFCKELAAIAFVKFPPHSPHLHLSPPQEGHV
- the FHIP2B gene encoding FHF complex subunit HOOK-interacting protein 2B isoform X2; amino-acid sequence: MLSRLGALLQEAVGAREPSLDLLEAFVEHWKGITHYYIESTDENTPAKKTDIPWRLRQMLDILVYEERQQTAAGEAGPCLEYLLQHKILETLCTLGKAEYPPGMRQQVFQFFSKVLAQVQHPLLHYLNVHRPVQKLLRLGGTVPGSQTEKEEVQFTTVLCSKIQQDPALLTYILEGKKIVSRKKSSKEPITLPREAASIQDKDHPHSKSPDMSPCKAQALTAQLPAETEEPDGGVGESNLITSLIGLCKSKKGRVALKAQENLLLLVSVASQAAATYLVHSSPCCPAIVEHLCQLYQSMPTFLDPADIAALEGISWRLPSAPSDEASFPGKEALAAFLGWFDYCDHLITEAHVVVADALAKAVAEKLFMEILQPHLLHVSEQSVLTSTALLTAMLRQLRSPALLREAVAFLLGVDPQPAAPEDGPRTLCAHLIGHCDHLSDEISITTLRLFEELLQKPHEQVLRSLVLCNLEGRHYVARGSPEPESYEDTLDLEEDPYFTDGFLNSSFQPSAKPPPAPATNSDGKTAVTEIVNSFLCLVPEEAKTSAFLEETGYDTYVHDAYGLFQECSSRVAPWGWPLGPTPLDPHEPERPFFEGHFLRMLFDRMSRILEQVVNRTGPWLQGYKPYSLNLQVTSVLSRLALFPHPLIHEYLLDPYINLAPGCRSLFSVLVRVIGDLMQRIQRVPQFPGKLLLVRKQLMGQVPGEQLDHQTLLQGVVVLEEFCKELAAIAFVKFPPHSPHLHLSPPQEGHV
- the FHIP2B gene encoding FHF complex subunit HOOK-interacting protein 2B isoform X1; the encoded protein is MLSRLGALLQEAVGAREPSLDLLEAFVEHWKGITHYYIESTDENTPAKKTDIPWRLRQMLDILVYEERQQTAAGEAGPCLEYLLQHKILETLCTLGKAEYPPGMRQQVFQFFSKVLAQVQHPLLHYLNVHRPVQKLLRLGGTVPGSQTEKEEVQFTTVLCSKIQQDPALLTYILEGKKIVSRKKSSKEPITLPREAASIQDKDHPHSKSPDMSPCKAQALTAQLPAETEEPDGGVGESNLITSLIGLCKSKKGRVALKAQENLLLLVSVASQAAATYLVHSSPCCPAIVEHLCQLYQSMPTFLDPADIAALEGISWRLPSAPSDEASFPGKEALAAFLGWFDYCDHLITEAHVVVADALAKAVAEKLFMEILQPHLLHVSEQSVLTSTALLTAMLRQLRSPALLREAVAFLLGVDPQPAAPEDGPRTLCAHLIGHCDHLSDEISITTLRLFEELLQKPHEQVLRSLVLCNLEGRHYVARGSPEPESYEDTLDLEEDPYFTDGFLNSSFQPSAKPPPAPATNSDGKTAVTEIVNRVLSLSFLCLVPEEAKTSAFLEETGYDTYVHDAYGLFQECSSRVAPWGWPLGPTPLDPHEPERPFFEGHFLRMLFDRMSRILEQVVNRTGPWLQGYKPYSLNLQVTSVLSRLALFPHPLIHEYLLDPYINLAPGCRSLFSVLVRVIGDLMQRIQRVPQFPGKLLLVRKQLMGQVPGEQLDHQTLLQGVVVLEEFCKELAAIAFVKFPPHSPHLHLSPPQEGHV
- the FHIP2B gene encoding FHF complex subunit HOOK-interacting protein 2B isoform X6, whose amino-acid sequence is MLDILVYEERQQTAAGEAGPCLEYLLQHKILETLCTLGKAEYPPGMRQQVFQFFSKVLAQVQHPLLHYLNVHRPVQKLLRLGGTVPGSQTEKEEVQFTTVLCSKIQQDPALLTYILEGKKIVSRKKSSKEPITLPREAASIQDKDHPHSKSPDMSPCKAQALTAQLPAETEEPDGGVGESNLITSLIGLCKSKKGRVALKAQENLLLLVSVASQAAATYLVHSSPCCPAIVEHLCQLYQSMPTFLDPADIAALEGISWRLPSAPSDEASFPGKEALAAFLGWFDYCDHLITEAHVVVADALAKAVAEKLFMEILQPHLLHVSEQSVLTSTALLTAMLRQLRSPALLREAVAFLLGVDPQPAAPEDGPRTLCAHLIGHCDHLSDEISITTLRLFEELLQKPHEQVLRSLVLCNLEGRHYVARGSPEPESYEDTLDLEEDPYFTDGFLNSSFQPSAKPPPAPATNSDGKTAVTEIVNRVLSLSFLCLVPEEAKTSAFLEETGYDTYVHDAYGLFQECSSRVAPWGWPLGPTPLDPHEPERPFFEGHFLRMLFDRMSRILEQVVNRTGPWLQGYKPYSLNLQVTSVLSRLALFPHPLIHEYLLDPYINLAPGCRSLFSVLVRVIGDLMQRIQRVPQFPGKLLLVRKQLMGQVPGEQLDHQTLLQGVVVLEEFCKELAAIAFVKFPPHSPHLHLSPPQEGHV